GGAGCAGGCGGTGCTGCCGGCCGGGCTGATCGAGGAGCTGGGCCTGACCGGCCGGCTGGCCGGCGGCGACGCCAACCGGGTCAGGGCGGTACGGCTGCGCGGCGAGCTGTCCCAGGGCATCGTCTGCCGTCCGGGGGCCCTGGCCGGGGTGGACCTGGCGGCGGCCGCCGCCGCGGGGGAGGACTTCGCCGAGCTCCTGGGCATCACCAAGTGGCAGCCGCCGATCCCGACCGCGATGAGCGGCGAGGTGGAGGCCGCCCCCGACCTGCTGCCCTGGGTGGACGTCGAGAACCTCAAGCGCTTCCCGGACGTGTTCGCGCCGGGCGAGCCGGTGGTGGTGACCGAGAAGGTGCACGGCAGCTGCTGCCTGCTCACCTTCCACGCCGACAGCGGCGAGGTGCAGGTGTCGTCCAAGGGCATCGGCGCGCAGGGACTGGCGCTCAAGGAGGACGGCGTCAACCTCTACTGGCGCGCCGTCCGGGCACACGGCGTCCCGGAGGTCGCGGCCCGGCTGGCCGAGCGGCTCGGCGCGAGCCGGGTGGGCGTGTTCGGCGAGGTGTTCGGCACCGGCGTGCAGGACCTGACGTACGGCGAGCAGGGCCGGGCCGAGCTGCCGGGCTACGCGGTCTTCGACGTGTCGGCGCTGATCGACGGCCGCCCGGTGTGGCTGGACGCGGCCGAGGTGCTGGACGGCGCGCTGCCGGTGGTGCCCGAGCTGTGGCGCGGGCCCTACGACGCGGACCGGGTGCTGGCGTCGGCCGAGGGCCGCGAGACGCTCAGCGGCCGGGGGCTGCACGTCCGCGAGGGCGTCGTCGTCCGGCCGCAGACCGAGCGGCACAGCCCGGTGCTGGGCGGCCGGGCGATCGCCAAGGCGGTCGGCGGCGGCTACCTGACCCGCAAGGGCGGCACCGAGTACGAGTGACCGGGGCGGCCTGTTTTGTCGACGTACCGTCAGTTAGCGTGGGCGGTGCACGATCCGTCGACGAGGGGGACACGTCATGCAGGCCACCCGGATACCGGGCCCGCCCGGGCTGCCACTGATCGGCTCGATGCTGGAGCTCACCCGCGACCCGCTGAAGGCGTACCTGGCGGCGCACCGCGACCACGGCGACGTGGTCCGGTTCACCGCCGGGCCGCCCGGGCTGCGCGCCGAGTTCTGGATGGTGTTCTCGCCGGAGGGCGCGCAGCAGGTGCTGGCCACCCGCGCGGCGGACTTCCGCAAGGACAACGTGATGTACGAGGAGGTCCGGCTCAGCCTCGGCAACGGCCTGC
The Kitasatospora paranensis genome window above contains:
- a CDS encoding RNA ligase (ATP); the encoded protein is MSTLRVTAEQLTILEHPNADALELAQVGLYRAVVARGAYRTGETAVYIPEQAVLPAGLIEELGLTGRLAGGDANRVRAVRLRGELSQGIVCRPGALAGVDLAAAAAAGEDFAELLGITKWQPPIPTAMSGEVEAAPDLLPWVDVENLKRFPDVFAPGEPVVVTEKVHGSCCLLTFHADSGEVQVSSKGIGAQGLALKEDGVNLYWRAVRAHGVPEVAARLAERLGASRVGVFGEVFGTGVQDLTYGEQGRAELPGYAVFDVSALIDGRPVWLDAAEVLDGALPVVPELWRGPYDADRVLASAEGRETLSGRGLHVREGVVVRPQTERHSPVLGGRAIAKAVGGGYLTRKGGTEYE